CTCCGCTTCGTCTGTGCCATACTCCCGCTCCTCTGATTGGGCCCGCGCTGAATTCAGATGCCCCGCCGGCCGGGCGTGATTGCCGCCAGCCGCCGCTCCACTCAACGGTTCACTGCCCCTTCGCTACCGGGCACTCAGGAGTTGTTGCTTCAGGCGGAGTGCGTTTTCCGCCGCGTAGCCCGCCTGATCATTGTCGAAATACACGTGCACTTCGCGCAGTCCGCGCCACGAGCGGATTCGCGCCGCCCATTCGGCAATCGCCTGGTCGGAGTAGCTGCCCTGGTACTTCCCGCCGGGCCCGTGCAGGCGCACGTAGGCGAAGTCAGCAGTGATCTCCAGCGGCGAATGAAGCCCGGCCAGCTCGAAGATGCAGAATGCCGCGTTGTACACACGCAGAACCTCGCACACCGGCGGCACGTGCCAGCTCGGATGCCGAAATTCGAACGCGTAGCGCAGCCGCTTCGGCAGCGCCGCCAGGAACTGCTCCAGCCTCTCCGCGTTGACGGCCCACGCGGGCGGAAGCTGGAACAGAATTGGCCCGAGCTT
This genomic window from Terriglobales bacterium contains:
- a CDS encoding DUF72 domain-containing protein, with amino-acid sequence MQLRIGTSGWHYKHWRGSFYDERCPASGMLASYVQQFDAVEINNTFYRLPKAETLRVWRDCTPPGFCFALKASRFITHNKKLKDPQNALDRFLPPVVEGLGKKLGPILFQLPPAWAVNAERLEQFLAALPKRLRYAFEFRHPSWHVPPVCEVLRVYNAAFCIFELAGLHSPLEITADFAYVRLHGPGGKYQGSYSDQAIAEWAARIRSWRGLREVHVYFDNDQAGYAAENALRLKQQLLSAR